The following proteins are encoded in a genomic region of Gossypium hirsutum isolate 1008001.06 chromosome D05, Gossypium_hirsutum_v2.1, whole genome shotgun sequence:
- the LOC107947602 gene encoding uncharacterized protein: MWQMFGGIVATGENAWAPSSGFLPSGVPMGDDAPYEGFGDSDEHSKENESITPDEVPSNPSHEIPNRRKQTLGAVHGKGKKSSSSRKSSRNTLTTQIEKLCESMASPRKSVNEIIFPHSQYTISNAMDALRALGDEIPKRDELYYFATKMFQIPVKREMFLNLDPDDRVWWLRHEYAEQNPIASFSSLVATSSFPFQPYHQPPPPSTP, encoded by the coding sequence atgtgGCAAATGTTTGGTGGCATTGTAGCCACCGGAGAGAACGCATGGGCACCTTCGTCTGGTTTTCTTCCAAGTGGGGTTCCTATGGGAGATGATGCACCTTATGAGGGATTTGGTGATTCAGATGAACATAGTAAAGAGAATGAAAGTATCACCCCTGATGAGGTACCATCAAACCCTTCTCATGAAATCCCTAATCGAAGAAAGCAAACACTTGGGGCTGTACACGGTAagggaaaaaaatcaagttcaagtagaaaatcatcaagaaatacattaactactcagattgagaaattgtgtgagagtatggctagtccaaggaagtcagtgaatgaaattatttttcctcactctcaatatactatttcaaatgcaatggatgctttgcgtgctttgggagatgaaattccaaaaaGAGATGAATTGTACTATTTTGCCACCAAAATGTTCCAAATACCGGTGAAAcgagaaatgtttttgaacttagatccagatgatagggtttggtggcttcgacatgagtatgctgaacaaaatccaattgcatcattttcatccttgGTAGCAACATCCTCATTTCCCTTCCAACCATACCATCAACCACCTCCACCATCAACTCCTTAG
- the LOC107906083 gene encoding dihydrolipoyllysine-residue acetyltransferase component 2 of pyruvate dehydrogenase complex, mitochondrial, with product MAYASHIINHSKRLRNVPKLLRYDHAVLVRWFSNGAQSSVCKREDVAKIRPLGYAPAERETVSKFVGSHPVSYCLSKKTLSRTVMRSGITMGGVVYSRGLLCSQALSRRGFASDAGLPPCQEIGMPSLSPTMTEGNIARWLKKEGDKVSPGEVLCEVETDKATVEMECMEEGYLAKIIKGDGSKEIKVGEIIAITVEEEGDIAKFKDYSPPASDSGAPAAKDSAAPPPPKQEPVEQPASSPEPKTPKPTSSPSEDRIFASPLARKLAEEHKVPLSSIKGTGPDGHIVKADIEDYLASRGKEVSAPTPKTKDAKLAALDYVDIPHSQIRKVTASRLLFSKQTIPHYYLTVDTCVDKLMDLRSQLNSLQEASGGKRISVNDLVIKAAALALRKVPQCNSSWTDDYIRQYNNVNINVAVQTDNGLYVPVIRDADKKGLSSIAEEVKNLAQKAKENSLKPEDYEGGTFTVSNLGGPFGIKQFCAIINPPQSGILAVGSAEKRVIPGSGPDQFKFASFMSVTLSCDHRVIDGAIGAEWLKAFKGYIENPESMLL from the exons ATGGCTTATGCATCTCATATCATCAATCATTCTAAAAGG TTGAGGAATGTTCCCAAATTATTGCGGTACGATCACGCTGTTCTAGTTCGTTGGTTTTCCAATGGAGCACAATCATCTGTTTGTAAAAGAGAAG ATGTTGCAAAGATCCGTCCTCTTGGCTATGCACCTGCAGAAAGAGAGACTGTATCTAAGTTTGTTGGTAGTCACCCT GTATCATATTGTTTATCTAAGAAGACTCTTTCTAGGACAGTAATGAGATCAGGAATTACAATGGGTGGTGTGGTATACAGCAGAGGACTTTTATG TTCACAGGCACTTTCTAGGAGAGGATTTGCATCTGATGCAG GCCTTCCTCCTTGCCAAGAAATTGGAATGCCTTCACTCTCACCCACAATGACTGAG GGAAACATTGCTAGGTGGTTGAAGAAAGAGGGTGATAAGGTGTCTCCTGGTGAAGTGTTGTGTGAAGTTGAAACT GATAAAGCAACAGTGGAGATGGAATGCATGGAAGAAGGTTATCTTGCTAAGATTATAAAGGGGGATGGGTCAAAAGAGATCAAAGTTGGTGAG ATAATTGCCATCACTGTTGAAGAGGAGGGGGATATTGCAAAGTTCAAGGACTACAGTCCTCCAGCATCAGATTCTGGTGCTCCTGCTGCAAAAGACTCAGCAGCTCCTCCCCCGCCAAAGCAGGAGCCTGTTGAACAGCCAGCTAGTTCACCAGAGCCTAAGACTCCCAAGCCTACTTCCTCTCCTTCAGAAGATCGCATTTTTGCAAGTCCTCTTGCACGAAAATTGGCTGAAGAACACAAG GTACCTCTCTCAAGTATCAAAGGAACAGGTCCTGATGGACACATTGTAAAGGCTGATATTGAAGATTATTTGG CTTCACGCGGGAAGGAAGTTTCAGCACCAACTCCTAAGACAAAGGATGCAAAACTTGCAGCTTTAGATTATGTGGATATCCCTCATTCTCAGATAAGAAAG GTCACAGCATCACGCTTATTATTCTCAAAACAGACTATACCACATTATTATTTAACAGTGGATACATGTGTTGACAAACTTATGGA TTTGCGGAGCCAACTCAACTCATTACAGGAAGCTTCAGGTGGGAAGCGTATATCTGTCAATGATCTTGTAATTAAG GCTGCTGCATTGGCTCTCCGAAAGGTTCCTCAGTGCAATAGTTCATGGACAGATGACTATATTCGCCA GTATAACAATGTGAATATTAATGTAGCTGTGCAGACAGACAATGGACTTTACGTCCCTGTTATCAGG GATGCTGATAAGAAAGGTTTGTCCTCAATTGCTGAGGAGGTCAAGAATTTGGCACAAAAAGCCAAAGAGAACAGCTTAAAACCAGAAGATTACGAG GGAGGCACATTTACAGTGTCTAACTTGGGAGGGCCCTTCGGTATTAAGCAATTCTGTGCCATCATTAATCCTCCACAGTCTGGGATTTTAGCTGTTGGGTCTG CTGAGAAGAGGGTTATCCCTGGCTCGGGCCCTGACCAATTCAAGTTTGCCTCGTTCATGTCTGTAACTCTAAGCTGCGATCATCGAGTTATTGATG GTGCGATTGGTGCTGAATGGCTGAAAGCTTTCAAAGGGTACATTGAGAATCCAGAGTCAATGTTGCTCTAA
- the LOC107906080 gene encoding protein phosphatase 2C 16, producing MEEMSPAVAVTLSLGNSMGDNSGITAHVEITPIKLVTDAASLSKMLPKNGNGSIAASESMVQESEEDVILSVDTNGIINEGLLVLNAGSDISLQNAEIESGRILAKAIILGESSIEQVPTAEVLLTTVSPDLKISDGFELKASEVVIQLPNEKNLNRGSRSVFELDCIPLWGSVSIIGKRAEMEDAVAAMPRFMKIPIKMLIGDRVFDGISQGLTDLTGHFFGVYDGHGGSQVANYCRDRIHVALAEEIGRIKDNLCDDTSKESRQMQWEKTFTSCFLKVDDEIGGKISQGNEDASDASFEPVAPETVGSTAVVALVCSSHIVVANCGDSRAVLCRGKEAMALSSDHKPSRDDEYARIEASGGKVIQWNGHRVFGVLAMSRSIGDRYLKPWIIPEPEVMFIPRAREDECLILASDGLWDVISNEEACEVARRRILLWHKKNGVPSLVERGKGIDPAAQAAAEYLSMLAIQKGSRDNISVIVVDLKAQRKFKSKT from the exons ATGGAAGAGATGTCTCCGGCAGTCGCAGTAACACTTAGTTTGGGTAACTCTATGGGTGACAACTCTGGAATCACAGCCCATGTGGAAATCACGCCGATCAAGCTCGTAACCGATGCAGCGAGTTTGTCTAAGATGTTACCCAAGAATGGAAATGGGTCTATCGCTGCTAGTGAATCGATGGTTCAGGAAAGCGAGGAAGATGTAATTTTGTCAGTGGACACTAACGGAATTATAAATGAGGGGTTGCTGGTTTTGAATGCAGGTTCTGATATTAGCTTGCAAAATGCGGAAATTGAAAGTGGTCGAATTCTTGCTAAGGCTATTATTTTGGGAGAGTCGAGCATCGAGCAGGTGCCTACGGCTGAAGTACTGCTCACAACAGTGAGTCCCGATTTAAAGATTTCTGATGGGTTTGAGTTAAAGGCTTCAGAAGTGGTAATTCAGCTGCCTAATGAAAAGAATCTCAATAGAGGTAGCCGGAGTGTTTTTGAGTTGGATTGTATACCCCTTTGGGGGTCAGTGTCTATTATTGGAAAAAGAGCAGAAATGGAAGATGCTGTTGCTGCAATGCCTCGGTTTATGAAGATTCCTATCAAAATGCTTATTGGTGATCGTGTTTTTGATGGAATCAGTCAAGGTCTGACTGACCTTACTGGGCACTTTTTCGGTGTTTACGACGGTCATGGTGGCTCACAG GTGGCAAACTATTGTCGTGACCGCATCCATGTGGCTTTGGCAGAAGAGATTGGGAGAATTAAAGACAATTTATGTGATGACACTAGTAAAGAGAGTCGACAGATGCAATGGGAGAAGACATTTACTAGTTGCTTTCTAAAGGTCGATGATGAGATCGGAGGAAAAATTAGCCAAGGCAATGAAGATGCTTCTGATGCTAGTTTCGAACCTGTTGCCCCCGAAACAGTTGGGTCAACAGCTGTGGTGGCCTTGGTTTGTTCATCGCATATCGTTGTTGCTAACTGTGGTGATTCAAGAGCAGTCTTGTGCCGTGGCAAAGAAGCCATGGCCTTGTCAAGTGATCACAAA CCAAGCAGAGATGATGAGTATGCAAGGATTGAGGCATCAGGAGGGAAAGTTATACAGTGGAATGGACATCGTGTATTCGGTGTTCTTGCAATGTCAAGGTCCATCg GTGATAGATATTTGAAACCATGGATTATCCCCGAACCGGAAGTTATGTTTATTCCTCGAGCTAGAGAAGATGAATGTTTGATTTTAGCCAGTGATGGGTTGTGGGATGTGATATCGAATGAGGAAGCTTGCGAGGTGGCTCGACGGCGAATCCTGCTCTGGCATAAAAAGAATGGGGTTCCATCTCTGGTGGAAAGAGGCAAAGGAATCGACCCAGCGGCGCAAGCGGCAGCTGAATACCTTTCGATGCTGGCCATCCAAAAAGGTAGCAGGGACAACATCTCTGTAATTGTTGTAGACTTGAAAGCTCAAAGGAAGTTCAAGAGCAAAACATAA
- the LOC121217715 gene encoding uncharacterized protein — protein MKSVYRKFKNYLKRQSNWVENMQGTLMLVATLIATISFQVAVSPPGGVWAQDYTDSVDAYNCKVDYGKCVARTAVLAYVYLDLYLLLTIYAMISFTASLGVVLLAISGLPLKNKLCTRPMIIAMVLAISFVFATFETALTLVTPDYIYYTSSNSLKTIKYIWYGLEGIVTAFGLICLLFWLLYKLRFVSDCFSKLLLYLKVEVTSQTDGF, from the coding sequence ATGAAGTCAGTGTACCGTAAATTCAAGAATTACTTGAAACGTCAATCTAATTGGGTGGAGAACATGCAGGGGACATTGATGCTGGTGGCCACGTTAATTGCAACCATTTCTTTCCAAGTTGCAGTCAGCCCGCCAGGCGGAGTTTGGGCGCAAGATTACACGGACTCCGTGGATGCTTACAATTGCAAAGTGGATTATGGCAAATGTGTTGCCAGAACCGCCGTGCTGGCCTACGTTTATCTCGATCTCTACCTCTTGCTCACGATTTACGCGATGATCTCGTTCACTGCATCTCTGGGAGTTGTCCTTTTAGCGATCAGCGGGCTTCCCCTGAAGAACAAGCTTTGCACTCGGCCCATGATAATAGCTATGGTTTTGGCAATTTCGTTCGTGTTTGCTACCTTCGAGACGGCGCTAACGCTTGTGACCCCTGATTATATCTATTACACAAGTTCCAACTCGTTGAAAACAATAAAGTATATCTGGTATGGGTTGGAAGGAATTGTCACTGCGTTCGGCCTGATATGCCTTCTCTTTTGGCTTCTGTACAAGTTACGCTTTGTTTCTGATTGCTTTTCAAAATTACTTCTGTACTTAAAAGTTGAAGTTACAAGCCAAACAGACGGTTTTTGA
- the LOC107906084 gene encoding mitochondrial import inner membrane translocase subunit TIM23-2, with product MAHHRGSDPETEPNTQLYNPYQDLNLQVPITNLYKLPTSPEFLFPEESLHQRRSWGENLTFYTGSAYLGGSVSGAAVGLFSVLKNFEQGDTLKLKINRILNSSGHTGRTWGNRIGVVGLIYAGLESGVVAVTDRDDVWSSVAAGLATGAVCRAARGVRSAAVAGALGGLAAGAVVAGKQVLKRYVPI from the coding sequence ATGGCGCATCATCGTGGCTCCGACCCTGAAACCGAACCAAACACGCAACTTTACAACCCATACCAAGACTTGAACCTTCAAGTTCCCATAACCAACCTGTACAAGCTCCCAACCTCTCCGGAGTTCCTCTTTCCTGAGGAATCCCTCCACCAACGCCGCTCTTGGGGAGAAAATCTGACCTTTTACACCGGTTCCGCTTATTTAGGTGGCTCTGTATCCGGCGCAGCCGTCGGGCTCTTCTCGGTTCTCAAGAACTTCGAGCAAGGCGATACTTTGAAGCTGAAGATCAACCGGATCTTGAATAGTTCGGGTCATACGGGCCGGACATGGGGAAACCGGATCGGGGTGGTGGGCTTGATTTATGCGGGGCTGGAGAGTGGAGTCGTGGCGGTGACTGATCGTGATGATGTCTGGAGCAGCGTGGCTGCGGGTCTGGCCACCGGAGCGGTTTGTCGTGCGGCGAGAGGGGTGAGGTCCGCGGCGGTGGCGGGTGCTCTGGGTGGGTTGGCGGCGGGAGCAGTGGTCGCTGGGAAGCAAGTTTTGAAGAGATACGTGCCCATTTGA
- the LOC107906079 gene encoding aminopeptidase M1 — MDQKQNIEQFKGQPRLPKFAIPKRYDLYLKLDLSACTFSGLVHINLSIVETTKFIVLNACELVVHQVFFTTSLNHRITPCDVVLNGNDEILMLGFEQVLGTGEGVLSIEFSGALNEQLKGLYKCTYVDKGVRKNMAVTQFEALQARLCFPCWDEPALKATFKITLDLPSELIALSNMPINDEKINGNVKTVYFEESPKMSTYLVAIAVGLFDHIEETTADGIKVGVYCPVGKSDEGKFALEVAVKSLDIFTRYFSMPYPLPKLDMVAVPEFFGGGMENYGLIIYRENEMLYTDSRSTAARKQRLTIVVAHEVAHQWFGNLVTMEWWTHLWLNEGFATWISYMATDIMFPEWKIWTQFLQEINGGLRLDAQEKSHPIEMEIQHGHEVDEAFDAIGYKKGSAVIRMLQEYIGDETFQKSLSFYIRRYAWSNARTEDLWSVLSEVTGIQVNSMMDSWTKQKGYPVISVKSKDHILEFEQSQFLLSGFHGDGQWIVPITLCFGSYDRIKSFLLESKSENLDASELFPTSDEKNEDEYGEASWIKVNIGQSGFYRVKYGDELDARLRKAIKKGFLSVTDKYGILDDRYALCVACEQSLSSLLLLMDVYRKESDYIILSKVIDVCYNVLEVLRDAIPELTNALKENFINILLCSAKKLGWESTPGESHLTGLMRGEVFMALAAFDHAKTHEQAMHRFQSFLDDRSTEFLSPDTKRAAYIAVMRNANTSRDGFESLLKVYRDADAVQEKEHVLRTMASTPSPDILVEVLNFFISKEVRDQDIVYGLPGISLEGHEIAWWWMKENWNFIINKHNGGLLTHFIRDIISPFCSNEKADEVEEFFESRVTSSFAMNLKQSIEQVRIKARLVESIKQERQPLQDLLKQLVCKG, encoded by the exons ATGGATCAAAAACAGAACATAGAACAGTTCAAAGGTCAACCAAGGCTACCAAAATTTGCTATCCCAAAACGTTATGATCTTTATCTCAAACTTGATCTCTCTGCCTGTACTTTTTCTGGTTTAGTTCATATTAATCTCAGCATCGTGGAAACAACTAAGTTCATAGTCCTAAATGCTTGTGAACTTGTTGTCCACCAAGTCTTTTTCACCACCTCTCTCAACCAT AGAATTACACCGTGTGATGTAGTTTTGAATGGCAATGATGAGATACTTATGTTGGGATTTGAGCAAGTGCTTGGTACTGGTGAAGGAGTGTTAAGTATCGAGTTTTCTGGGGCTCTTAATGAGCAGTTGAAAGGCCTTTACAAATG TACTTATGTTGATAAAGGAGTAAGAAAGAATATGGCAGTCACCCAATTTGAAGCCCTGCAAGCAAGGCTGTGTTTTCCGTGCTGGGATGAACCTGCTCTTAAG GCAACTTTTAAGATCACATTGGATTTGCCCTCGGAGTTGATTGCCTTGTCAAATATGCCAATCAATGATGAAAAGATCAATGGGAATGTTAAGACCGTTTACTTTGAGGAGTCTCCAAAAATGTCGACTTATTTGGTTGCTATTGCAGTTGGTTTATTCGATCATATTGAAGAAACAACAGCTGATG GAATTAAGGTTGGAGTATATTGCCCTGTTGGTAAGAGCGATGAAGGGAAGTTTGCACTAGAAGTTGCTGTTAAGTCACTTGATATATTTACTAG GTACTTCTCAATGCCTTATCCACTCCCTAAGCTAGATATGGTTGCTGTCCCTGAATTTTTTGGTGGAGGTATGGAGAATTATGGTTTGATCATATACCGTGAAAATGAGATGCTTTACACTGATTCACGCTCTACAGCTGCTAGAAAGCAGCGG CTTACAATAGTCGTAGCACATGAAGTTGCCCACCAATGGTTTGGCAATCTTGTAACAATGGAATGGTGGACTCATTTGTGGCTTAATGAAGGTTTTGCAACATGG ATTAGTTATATGGCTACTGATATCATGTTCCCGGAGTGGAAAATATGGACACAATTTCTCCAAGAAATTAATGGTGGCTTGCGTCTGGATGCACAGGAGAAATCACATCCAATTGAG ATGGAGATTCAGCATGGTCACGAAGTTGATGAAGCATTTGATGCTATCGGCTATAAGAAGGGATCTGCAGTCATCAGGATGCTACAGGAATATATTGGGGATGAAACATTCCAG AAATCCTTAAGCTTCTACATAAGAAGGTATGCTTGGAGCAACGCGAGGACAGAAGATTTATGGAGTGTCCTTTCAGAGGTAACTGGCATTCAAGTAAACTCAATGATGGACAGCTGGACAAAGCAGAAGGGATATCCAGTTATCTCAGTGAAATCCAAAGACCATATTTTGGAATTTGAGCAG TCACAGTTCTTGTTGTCTGGCTTTCATGGTGATGGACAGTGGATTGTCCCAATAACCTTGTGCTTTGGTTCATACGACAGAATCAAGAGTTTTCTTTTGGAATCAAAATCTGAAAATCTGGATGCCTCTGAACTATTTCCCACTTCAGATGAAAAGAATGAAGATGAATATGGTGAAGCATCATGGATCAAGGTTAATATTGGACAAAGTGGTTTCTACAGGGTAAAATATGGAGATGAACTCGATGCACGACTCAGGAAAGCTATAAAGAAAGGCTTCTTGTCAGTAACTGATAAATACG GCATCCTCGATGACAgatatgctctttgtgtggcatGTGAACAATCATTATCATCTTTGCTTTTGTTAATGGATGTATACAGAAAAGAGAGCGATTACATCATTTTATCGAAAGTTATCGAT GTTTGCTATAATGTTCTGGAGGTCTTGAGAGATGCTATCCCAGAATTAACAAATGCATTGAAAGAAAATTTCATAAACATCCTTCTATGTTCGGCCAA aaaattagGTTGGGAATCCACACCTGGTGAGAGTCATTTAACTGGTCTAATGAGGGGTGAGGTCTTTATGGCGTTGGCTGCTTTTGACCATGCTAAAACTCATGAACAAGCAATGCATCGCTTTCAATCATTCTTGGATGATAGAAGCACTGAATTCCTTTCACCAGACACTAAAAGG GCTGCCTACATTGCTGTTATGAGGAACGCTAACACAAGTAGAGATGGTTTTGAGTCCCTCTTGAAGGTTTATAGAGACGCTGATGCTGTTCAAGAGAAAGAACATGTTTTAC GTACGATGGCATCCACTCCCAGTCCAGATATTCTTGTGGAAGTTCTGAACTTTTTTATATCTAAAGAG GTTCGAGATCAAGATATCGTTTATGGACTTCCTGGAATAAGCTTAGAAGGGCATGAAATAGCATGGTGGTGGATGAAG GAGAACTGGAACTTTATCATAAACAAGCATAATGGAGGGCTCCTCACACATTTTATTCGTGACATTATATCACCG TTTTGCAGCAATGAGAAAGCTGATGAGGTTGAAGAATTTTTCGAAAGCCGTGTGACTTCTTCATTTGCAATGAATTTGAAGCAAAGCATTGAGCAGGTTCGGATCAAAGCAAGGCTGGTTGAAAGCATAAAGCAGGAGCGGCAACCTCTTCAAGACCTACTCAAGCAATTAGTTTGTAAGGGATGA